The genomic interval AATTTGTTCGATGAATCTAGCAAGGTTTACAACTTGAATAACATTGATTCTAAATATAGTACCAACGGATACTTTGATTACCGCAGGGGTTACTTGTACCGAGTTATTTTTTGGTATTACAATGGCATCAGCTCCCGCTGCAACTGCCGTTCTTATTATAGCACCAAAATTATGTGGATCCTGAAGTTGATCGAGGATAACAATAAAGGGATTATTTAAGTTTTCTATATAATATTCATCTTTATACTTAAACTCACCAATATCAATAACTACTCCTTGATGTTTTTCATAGTTACAGAGTTTTGTTAATATTTTTTTATTTGCTATAGTGTGTGGTAGTTTCTTGATTTTAGCTATCTCAATTAATTTTTTTAGTTCTTTATCACCAGAATTGGAAAAATATATCATTTTAACAGGTGTATTAGTATTTAAAATTTCTTTTAAGACATTTCTTCCATATACTTTCACTTTTTAGCTTCCTCCCAGTATGTGTTTAATTCGTCTAAACTAAGATTTTCAAATGTTTTGTTATCTCTTTCAATGAGTTTTTCCATTTTTTGAAATCTCTTTATGAATTTTTCTGTTGCTTTTCTTAAGGAAATTTCAGGGTCGATTTTTAAAAAGCGTGAAAGATTTACTAGAGCAAAAAGCAGATCACCGAACTCTTCTTCTTTTTCTTTCGTATTTTTTGCTTCTTTAAATTCATCTATTTCTTCTTTTATCTTTGAAAGCACATCATCTAAATTATCCCAGTCAAATCCAACATCCGCAGCATTTTCTTGAACTCTTCTAGCAAGTGAAAGTGAAGGTAAAGCATAATTAATTTTCCCGATTCTCGAATATTTTTCTGTTCCTTTTTCTTTTGCCTTTATTTCTTCCCATCTTGCATATGAATAACCCTTTGCATTTCCAAAAACATGTGGATGACGTCTAATTAATTTTTCGATTAATATATCTAATACATCGTCTATTGTAAATTTATTATTTTCTTTAGCAATTTGTGAATGAAAAACAATCTGTAGCAGGATGTCTCCTAATTCTTCTTTCATATTGTCGTAATTTTTATTTCTTATTTCATCAATAAACTCATATGATTCTTCAATTAAATATGGGATCAAGGTTTCATGAGTTTGAGATTTATCCCAATCACATCCATTCGGCCCTCTTAATATTTCCATTATTTTCAGTAATTTTTCAAATTTTTCACCTACTGTCATATTTTCCTCCTAAAATATATTCTTTCCAGTATCGCTTCACAAAAAGTAATGTGGGAATTGCAATTAAAATACCTATGAATCCGAATAAATCAGCAAAGATCAATATACTCACTATTAAAATAAACCAATGAATTTTTAAATTAGAACTTTGAATTTTCGGAGCCAACACCCAACTCTCAAGTTGATTAGCTATTATCAGGATAACAAGACCAATAATAAGACCTGTAAGTCCTTTCGAAGTCCATCCAAGCA from Thermosipho atlanticus DSM 15807 carries:
- the rlmB gene encoding 23S rRNA (guanosine(2251)-2'-O)-methyltransferase RlmB yields the protein MKVYGRNVLKEILNTNTPVKMIYFSNSGDKELKKLIEIAKIKKLPHTIANKKILTKLCNYEKHQGVVIDIGEFKYKDEYYIENLNNPFIVILDQLQDPHNFGAIIRTAVAAGADAIVIPKNNSVQVTPAVIKVSVGTIFRINVIQVVNLARFIEQIKKYGIWIYGADMHGKKYYEIDLKKPIAVVLGNEGAGIRRLIKEKCDDFISIPMKNHVESLNVSVSAGIILFEVMRQNESIDS
- the mazG gene encoding nucleoside triphosphate pyrophosphohydrolase, yielding MTVGEKFEKLLKIMEILRGPNGCDWDKSQTHETLIPYLIEESYEFIDEIRNKNYDNMKEELGDILLQIVFHSQIAKENNKFTIDDVLDILIEKLIRRHPHVFGNAKGYSYARWEEIKAKEKGTEKYSRIGKINYALPSLSLARRVQENAADVGFDWDNLDDVLSKIKEEIDEFKEAKNTKEKEEEFGDLLFALVNLSRFLKIDPEISLRKATEKFIKRFQKMEKLIERDNKTFENLSLDELNTYWEEAKK